The Plasmodium sp. gorilla clade G2 genome assembly, chromosome: 4 genome has a segment encoding these proteins:
- a CDS encoding methyltransferase, putative, whose protein sequence is MFSFSSFKKVLLGVTFANVSVIGSCFYIFKKNRPLNDETLELPNENFRIRIFDTLAKEYDEKNDFIEKITSINKYRRKNFRKVRGIVLEIGAGSGRNISYLKNVDVLVCVEKSEEMCKVLKNKVDKIKPPFSVYIINDDIKNKIFKPNVFDNVISSFTLCSLEYVNESLQNIYNVLKSNGKFYLIERGIIYHKTLRYILEKLKLYPNKKIPWEYGYYENRYPIDILKNNNFSLIFKLIKNAGTIYVLIAKKNRYNNNNNNNNNNNSNITLNDPNIIKENINISINNNQHVNKNHQDNSQQTQNINTTLKVSKNNFDIHDILYKPNMVTNIYHSYIYEKKINKK, encoded by the exons ATGTTCTCATTTTCCTCCTTTAAAAAG GTTTTATTAGGGGTGACATTTGCGAATGTTAGTGTTATAGGTAgctgtttttatatatttaaaaagaatagaCCTTTGAATGATGAAACGTTAGAACTACCGAATGAAAATTTTCGTATTAGGATATTCGATACTTTAGCAAAAGAATATGATGAGAAAAATGATTTTATAGAAAAGATTActagtataaataaatatcgAAGAAAGAATTTTAGAAAAGTGCGAGGAATAGTATTAGAGATTGGTGCTGGTTCTGGACGTAATATTtcctatttaaaaaatgttgaTGTATTAGTATGTGTTGAAAAAAGTGAAGAAATGTGTaaagtattaaaaaataaagtggataaaataaaaccacCTTTCtctgtatatataataaatgatgatataaaaaataaaatattcaaacCTAACGTTTTTGATAATGTTATTTCTTCCTTTACCTTATGTTCATTAGAATATGTAAATGAAAGcttacaaaatatttataatgtttTGAAAAGTAATGGCAAGTTTTATCTTATAGAAAGAGGAATCATATATCACAAAACACTTCGATATATTTTAGAAAAATTGAAACTATAtcctaataaaaaaattcctTGGGAATATggttattatgaaaatagaTATCCTatagatattttaaaaaataataactttTCTCTAATTTTTAAACTTATCAAAAATGCTGGAACTATTTATGTACTCATAGCCAAAAAAAATCGatataacaacaacaacaacaataataataataataatagtaatatcaCTTTAAATGATCCTAATATAATCAAAGAAAACATAAACATATCCATTAATAATAACCAACATGTGAATAAAAATCATCAAGATAATTCACAACAAacacaaaatattaatacaacATTAAAGGTttctaaaaataattttgatattcatgatatattatataaacctAATATggttacaaatatatatcattccTATATCtatgagaaaaaaattaataaaaaataa
- a CDS encoding mitochondrial carrier protein, putative produces the protein MEKRTINIQNIVLSSSVSSVFVSLICTPLDVIKNYIQYNNNISFDKKYIVKKITKKQKNKLIKFNSFYYQTFKNIYNNYGIKAIYRGLVSTTNLYVINNTLFFYVYEELKDKGIPYYLSATISRFISIIVTSPLELYKTNIQANVCNSYKVSIFDIFKDKKNRKVKINLYKGITSTLVRDIPFSAIYWSLNEYFVSYIKKHDAEYDKRKNFVKKFVYPFICGCLSSTITTFITHPLDIIKTNLQARCIDIIHKSDFDYKKIKNYDMYTKNKTYNFYNICQNNLYNNKYICDVKVNNFAHNNHRSIYYKYGSSKYGCNTYNYKYYNYFKLTNHNNYNIFSISKLIFKRHGIKGFYIGIFPRLVKIVPTCAILFSTYHYFNY, from the exons ATGGAAAAGAGGACGATAAATATTCAAAACATAGTATTGAGTAGTTCAGTATCAA GTGTTTTTGTTAGCCTTATATGCACACCCCTTGATGTCATAAAGAACTacatacaatataataataacataagtTTTGACAAGAAATacattgtaaaaaaaataacaaagaaGCAAAAGAACAAACTTATAAAATTCAATTCGTTTTATTATCagacatttaaaaatatatataataattatggcATAAAGGCTATATACAGAG gCCTTGTTTCAACTACCAATTTATACgttataaataatactttatttttttacgtATATGAAGAACTAAAAGATAAAGGCATTCCATATTATTTGAGTGCCACAATTTCTCGCTTTATATCTATAATAGTTACATCTCCTTTGGAactatataaaacaaatattcaGGCGAATGTTTGTAATAGTTATAAAGTAagtatatttgatatatttaaagataaaaaaaatcgaaaagtaaaaataaatttgtatAAAGGAATAACATCTACTCTTGTTAGAGATATTCCTTTCTCAGCTATATATTGGTCATTGAATGAATATTTTGtaagttatataaaaaaacatgatgctgaatatgataaaaggaaaaattttgtaaaaaaatttgtatatCCATTTATATGTGGGTGTTTGAGTAGTACTATTACTACTTTTATTACACATCCATTggatattattaaaacaaatTTACAAGCAAGATGtattgatattattcataaaagTGATtttgattataaaaaaatcaaaaattatgatatgtatacaaaaaataaaacatataatttctataatatttgtcaaaataatctatataataataaatatatatgtgatgtTAAAGTTAATAATTTTGCACATAATAATCATAgatctatatattataaatatggatCTAGTAAATATGGttgtaatacatataattataaatattataattacttTAAATTAactaatcataataattataatatattctctATATCCAaacttatttttaaaagacaTGGAATTAAAGGATTCTACATTGGTATCTTTCCAAGGTTAGTAAAAATTGTACCAACATGTGCAATCCTTTTCTCAACATATCATTATTtcaattattaa
- a CDS encoding peptidyl-tRNA hydrolase 2, putative has product MSSDNKVINNLQNERYDNIVLLVAFLCGLVLGLVINYYKSMKKKMIKIKEVCETFDLKYKTDCKMVFCVRTDIKMTKGKICSQCCHACLSVYEKILKRNNKIKDELKQKNSLTYFDVWKKTGQKKIVLKISSLEEMFEIESKAQKENLITSIIVDAGRTQIEPNTETVIAIEPVPDEIVNKITGDLKLL; this is encoded by the exons ATGAGTTCTGATAATAAAGTAATAAACAATTTACAAAATGAGAGATATGACAACATTGTGTTGTTAGTTGCTTTTTTGTGTGGCCTTGTTCTTGGGTTAGTAATAAATTACTATAAAagtatgaagaaaaaaatgataaaaataaaggagGTTTGTGAGACGTTCGATTTAAAATACAAAACTGACTGTAAGATGGTTTTTTGTGTAAGAACGG ACATAAAAATGACAAAGGGGAAAATATGCTCACAATGTTGTCACGCTTGCTTATCcgtatatgaaaaaattttaaaaagaaataataaaattaaagatgaattaaaacaaaaaaatagttTAACCTATTTTGATGTGTGGAAAAAAACtggacaaaaaaaaattgttctTAAAATATca AGTCTAGAAGAAATGTTTGAAATAGAAAGCAAAGCTCAAAAGGAGAATCTTATAACATCCATAATTGTTGATGCg gGTCGCACACAAATTGAACCTAATACAGAAACGGTCATTGCTATAGAACCAG tacCTGATGAAATTGTGAATAAAATAACTGGAGATTTAAAACTTTTGTAG
- a CDS encoding transcription factor, putative, which produces MFFTSKFLFNKNVNNDETFDSRSKASDEEDEGYDKSDVKEENNNNEKKKNNSKKKEKTKDKHKNKDSNIDINGDTDKNTNKNSKKLSEELENINKEKKKVHFEEDEITSEELLNYFIKSYNNKINIENDELCQILTGKKYYDIERLAKNATEITHYDLKNKNMQKNKQSYCKTCGYIYNYDDYMYLFMKCFQLLNIRNHNEFSYDIIKCIYCGSVLGDIEILFNQFNNNENSIELYSYREKYIFDKNKKDYWKNKITSFNKNTPLFKEEEKTAYNITYEKCLDCGNDFLHFINIQTRSADEGSTIIYFCPNCKKQTTVNN; this is translated from the coding sequence ATGTTTTTTACAAGTaagtttttatttaataaaaatgtaaataatgatgaaacgTTCGACAGTAGAAGTAAAGCAAGTGATGAAGAGGACGAAGGTTATGACAAAAGTGatgtaaaagaagaaaataataataatgaaaaaaaaaaaaataatagtaaaaagaaagaaaaaacgaaggataaacataaaaataaagatagcaatatagatataaatggCGACACTGATAAAAATACCAATAAAAATTCGAAGAAATTAAGTGAGGaattagaaaatattaataaagaaaagaaaaaggttCATTTTGAAGAAGATGAAATAACATCtgaagaattattaaattattttattaaatcatataataataaaataaatatagagAATGATGAATTATGTCAAATATTAACaggaaagaaatattatgatattgAGCGACTAGCTAAGAATGCAACAGAAATAACACATTATGATttgaagaataaaaatatgcaaaaaaataaacaatctTATTGTAAAACatgtggatatatatataattatgatgattatatgtatttatttatgaaatgttttcaattattaaatattagaAATCATAATGAATTTtcatatgatattattaagTGTATATATTGTGGATCAGTATTGGGagatatagaaatattattcaatcagtttaataataatgaaaattctatagaattatattcatatagagaaaaatatatattcgataaaaataaaaaagattattggaaaaataaaattacatcatttaataaaaatacaccattatttaaagaagaagaaaaaactGCATATAATATCACCTATGAAAAATGTCTAGATTGTGGTAATGactttttacattttataaatatacaaacaaGAAGTGCCGATGAAGGATCaacaattatttatttctgtCCAAATTGTAAAAAGCAAACAACAGTTAATAATTAA